A genomic segment from Sciurus carolinensis chromosome 1, mSciCar1.2, whole genome shotgun sequence encodes:
- the Med18 gene encoding mediator of RNA polymerase II transcription subunit 18: MEAPPVTMMPVTGGTINMMEYLLQGSVLDHSLESLIHRLRGLCDNMEPETFLDHEMVFLLKGQQASPFVLRARRSMDRAGAPWHLRYLGQPEMGDKNRYALVRNCVDIATSENLTDFLMEMGFRMDHEFVSKGHLFRKGIMKIMVYKIFRILVPGNTDSTEALSLSYLVELSVVAPAGQDVVSDDMRNFAEQLKPLVHLEKIDPKRLM; encoded by the exons ATGGAGGCACCCCCAGTCACCATGATGCCTGTTACTGGGGGCACCATTAACATGATGGAGTACCTGCTTCAGG GAAGTGTTTTAGACCACAGTTTGGAAAGCCTCATCCACCGCCTTCGTGGTTTATGTGACAACATGGAACCTGAAACTTTCCTTGACCATGAGATGGTATTCCTCCTTAAGGGCCAGCAGGCCAGCCCATTTGTCCTGAGGGCCCGGCGCTCTATGGATAGAGCAGGGGCACCCTGGCATCTGCGTTACCTGGGACAGCCAGAAATGGGAGACAAGAACCGCTATGCCTTGGTGCGAAACTGTGTGGACATTGCCACATCTGAAAACCTCACAGATTTCTTGATGGAAATGGGCTTCCGCATGGACCATGAGTTTGTTTCCAAGGGACACCTGTTCCGTAAGGGCATTATGAAGATTATGGTATACAAGATTTTCCGTATCCTGGTGCCCGGGAACACAGACAGCACTGAGGCCTTGTCACTCTCCTATCTTGTGGAATTAAGTGTTGTTGCACCAGCCGGGCAGGATGTGGTCTCTGATGACATGAGGAACTTTGCTGAGCAGCTGAAACCTCTGGTTCACCTAGAGAAAATAGACCCCAAAAGGCTCATGTGA